A DNA window from Bradyrhizobium sp. CCBAU 53421 contains the following coding sequences:
- a CDS encoding ABC transporter substrate-binding protein has translation MPRNRSPQLTRRDLIKGTAATSATLLLGKPAIAKGKTEIVIGNIDAYSGPAAVYSSIGRTPGGYFKMINEQGGINGRMIKYITYDDAYSPAKTVEQARKLVEGDEIDVLFAPLGAPTNAAIMKYMNQKKVPHLFIASGATKFGDYKNFPYTMGFQPCYQIEGRAFAQHVLATQSDPKIGIVYQNDDFGRDVLKGFKDGLGAKTSAIVAELSYETADPTIDSQVVRCKSAGANVFMSMTTPKFAAQGIKKIAELGWQPAHYVGNNASSAGSTLKAAGFGESKGIISSAYLKDPVDAAWDSDPAIQKWRAFLDKYDPAAAKNDIYAVTGYLTSQILVQVLKQCGDDVSSESIIKQAANLKDVESDMLLPGIKINTSPTDYYPLEQLQLTRFSGERYEPLGPVIDGGISKA, from the coding sequence ATGCCAAGGAACCGCTCACCCCAGCTCACCCGCCGTGATCTCATCAAGGGCACTGCTGCCACGTCAGCCACGCTGCTGCTCGGCAAGCCCGCCATTGCCAAGGGCAAGACCGAGATCGTGATCGGCAACATCGACGCCTATTCGGGACCGGCTGCGGTCTATTCGTCGATCGGCCGCACGCCTGGCGGCTATTTCAAGATGATCAACGAGCAAGGCGGCATCAACGGCCGCATGATCAAGTACATCACCTATGACGACGCCTACAGCCCGGCCAAGACCGTCGAGCAGGCGCGCAAGCTCGTCGAAGGCGACGAGATCGACGTGCTGTTTGCGCCGCTTGGTGCGCCCACCAATGCGGCGATCATGAAATACATGAACCAGAAGAAGGTGCCGCACCTCTTCATCGCCTCGGGCGCGACCAAGTTCGGCGACTACAAGAATTTCCCGTACACGATGGGTTTCCAGCCCTGCTACCAGATCGAGGGCCGCGCTTTCGCGCAGCACGTGCTGGCGACGCAGAGCGATCCCAAGATCGGCATCGTCTACCAGAACGACGATTTCGGACGCGACGTGCTGAAGGGTTTCAAGGACGGACTTGGCGCCAAGACCTCCGCAATCGTGGCCGAGCTGTCGTACGAAACCGCGGACCCGACCATCGACAGCCAGGTGGTCCGCTGCAAATCCGCCGGCGCCAACGTGTTCATGAGCATGACCACGCCGAAATTCGCGGCGCAAGGGATCAAGAAGATCGCCGAGCTCGGCTGGCAGCCGGCGCACTACGTCGGCAACAACGCCTCCTCCGCCGGCTCGACACTGAAGGCCGCGGGCTTCGGCGAGTCCAAGGGGATCATTTCGAGCGCCTATCTGAAGGATCCCGTCGACGCTGCCTGGGACAGCGATCCCGCCATTCAGAAATGGCGCGCCTTCCTCGACAAATACGATCCGGCGGCGGCCAAGAACGACATCTACGCCGTCACCGGCTATCTCACCAGCCAGATCCTGGTTCAGGTGCTCAAGCAGTGCGGCGACGACGTGTCGTCCGAGAGCATCATCAAGCAAGCGGCGAATTTGAAGGATGTCGAATCCGACATGCTGCTGCCCGGCATCAAGATCAACACCTCGCCGACCGACTACTATCCGCTCGAACAATTGCAGCTGACGCGCTTCAGCGGCGAACGCTACGAGCCGCTGGGCCCCGTCATCGACGGCGGCATCTCGAAGGCGTGA
- a CDS encoding PACE efflux transporter, whose protein sequence is MSMRSFSDRIRHAVLFELIGIAIFTPAAAWLFNQPVAHMGVIGVVSATVATIWNLLFNLGFDHALVRVTGRVAKTMPIRVAHAMLFEAGLIVLLIPFVAWYLGISLWAALMMDISIVAFYLVYAFVFNLAYDRVFPLRALRTHDGTASRALAA, encoded by the coding sequence ATGTCCATGCGTTCCTTCTCCGACCGGATCAGGCACGCAGTCCTGTTCGAACTGATCGGTATCGCCATCTTCACGCCGGCAGCCGCCTGGCTGTTCAATCAGCCGGTCGCCCATATGGGCGTCATCGGCGTCGTCTCGGCGACGGTGGCGACGATCTGGAACTTGCTGTTCAATCTCGGCTTCGACCACGCGCTGGTCCGCGTCACCGGCCGTGTCGCCAAGACGATGCCGATCCGCGTCGCGCACGCGATGCTGTTCGAGGCCGGCCTGATCGTGCTGCTGATCCCATTCGTCGCCTGGTATCTCGGCATCTCGCTGTGGGCTGCGCTGATGATGGATATCTCGATCGTCGCGTTCTATCTGGTCTACGCGTTCGTCTTCAACCTCGCGTACGATCGCGTGTTTCCGCTGCGCGCGCTCCGCACGCACGATGGCACGGCGAGCCGGGCCCTGGCGGCCTGA